In Candidatus Bathyarchaeia archaeon, one DNA window encodes the following:
- the rpl18a gene encoding 50S ribosomal protein L18Ae, which translates to MSDVKVFRVVGEIRKPNWKTSFEKEVLAVRPEHAIEKVYTELGSKHRVKRFHIEISRVEEIAPSEVEDPIIRKLLAGEGKIGGKG; encoded by the coding sequence ATGAGTGACGTAAAAGTTTTCAGGGTTGTGGGTGAAATTCGAAAACCAAATTGGAAGACTTCCTTTGAAAAGGAGGTTTTAGCCGTTAGACCAGAACATGCCATAGAGAAGGTTTACACTGAACTGGGCAGTAAACACCGCGTTAAACGCTTCCACATAGAAATCAGCAGAGTTGAAGAGATTGCGCCAAGCGAGGTTGAAGATCCCATCATAAGAAAGCTTTTAGCTGGAGAAGGTAAAATTGGCGGAAAAGGTTGA